CTGGCGGGCTCCAGCGCTAGCTGTCATTGTCCCCAGGTGCTCCTGGCCCTCGACCGTCCTCTCCGCCTGGAGCAAGACTCCCAGGATAGTACTCAAAGCACTTGGCTCCGAAAGAAGACGTGATTCAAATGGTCTGGCTCTTGCTACCAGGCCAGGCGTTCCGGCCGCCCAGGTAGTTTTTGGCTCCGCCGGGTGTCCGTAGCTGGGCGGTGACCCGAGCCGCAGGGGTTTGTGGGATGTATAGTTCTGGAGGAGGTCTACAGTAGCTCTTCGGGGGACTGGACGCTCCAGCCGGACAGAGATCttgggaggaaaacaaaaacaaaaacgactTTGAGGACTGGGGGTCCTGGGTCCCCGCAGGACGGGAGACGACGAAAAGGGAATTGAAATAATCCTGCCATTagcatttttgggttttcttttcaggTGCTGACCTGAAATTGATCATCCCACCCCGTTCACCAACACCGTTCACTCACTGGTGGAAGGAACCGGTCGACCAAATGGAGACGCCACCGGCCAGTCTAATAGGAGACAAGGACACCTCTCAACCGCAACAACGACGGGAAGAGAACCCCCAGGAAAACCTTAAGTCAACCACCGAGATTAGGCAGCAGCCCCAAGACTGTCCTACTGAAATCCTCGAGCTGAGAGTGAGCTCAGCTCTGGCCAGCCGAGTTCTAGAGAAACCTCAAGAGACTGAAAAACTGGCTGCTGGACTTGAAGGAGACTCAGTGAAGTCTCCTGGATCAACCAGTGAGATGCCAGAGCCCCTTCCAGCTTCTGATCTCTGGTACTGTCCCGACGGAAGCTTTGTTAAGAAGATCATAATCCGCGGCCATGGCTTGGACAAACCCAAGCTAGGCTCCTGCTGCCGGGTACTGGCTTTTGGGTTTCCTTTTGGGTCAGGCCTGCCAGAGGGCTGGACAGAGATAACTATGGGGTTAGGACCGTGGAGGGAAGGGACTTGGGGGGAGCTCATAGAGAAATGCTTGGAGTCCATGTGTCAAGGTGAGGAGGCACAGCTTCAGATCTCCGAGCACCCTGAATCTCCATTCAGGCTCACACTGGCCTCCTTCACGCAGGGCAGGGACTCCTGGGAGCTGGAGGCCAGTGAAAAGGAAGCCCTGGCCAAGAAAGAACGCACGAGGGGCACAGAA
The Canis aureus isolate CA01 chromosome 7, VMU_Caureus_v.1.0, whole genome shotgun sequence genome window above contains:
- the FKBPL gene encoding FK506-binding protein-like isoform X2 — encoded protein: METPPASLIGDKDTSQPQQRREENPQENLKSTTEIRQQPQDCPTEILELRVSSALASRVLEKPQETEKLAAGLEGDSVKSPGSTSEMPEPLPASDLWYCPDGSFVKKIIIRGHGLDKPKLGSCCRGRDSWELEASEKEALAKKERTRGTELFRAGNPEGAARCYGRALRLLLTLPPPGPPERTVLHANLAACQLLLGQPQLAAQSCDRVLEREPDHLKALYRRGVAQAALGNLDKATADLRKVLAVDPKNRAAQEELGKVIIQGKKQDAGLAQGLRKMFG
- the FKBPL gene encoding FK506-binding protein-like isoform X1; this translates as METPPASLIGDKDTSQPQQRREENPQENLKSTTEIRQQPQDCPTEILELRVSSALASRVLEKPQETEKLAAGLEGDSVKSPGSTSEMPEPLPASDLWYCPDGSFVKKIIIRGHGLDKPKLGSCCRVLAFGFPFGSGLPEGWTEITMGLGPWREGTWGELIEKCLESMCQGEEAQLQISEHPESPFRLTLASFTQGRDSWELEASEKEALAKKERTRGTELFRAGNPEGAARCYGRALRLLLTLPPPGPPERTVLHANLAACQLLLGQPQLAAQSCDRVLEREPDHLKALYRRGVAQAALGNLDKATADLRKVLAVDPKNRAAQEELGKVIIQGKKQDAGLAQGLRKMFG